The proteins below come from a single Atribacterota bacterium genomic window:
- the prxU gene encoding thioredoxin-dependent peroxiredoxin (Most members of this family contain a selenocysteine.): MLVTKKAPNFSGMAFHQGKYKKVSLEDYLGKWVVLCFYPGDFTYVUPTEISHIAVSYDKLQELNVEVLSVSTDSVHSHKIWNETELSKMVGNDIPFPMVSDQGGAIGTLYEVYDENSGTNVRGRFLIDPEGIIQAAEILSPPVGRNPAELLRQIKAYQHHQKTGEVMPSGWTEGGVTLKPSPALTGNVWKEWNPRKH; the protein is encoded by the coding sequence ATGTTAGTTACTAAAAAGGCACCTAACTTCTCTGGAATGGCTTTTCATCAGGGAAAATACAAGAAAGTGTCTTTAGAAGATTATCTTGGCAAATGGGTTGTTTTATGTTTTTATCCAGGTGATTTTACCTATGTCTGACCAACCGAAATTTCACACATAGCCGTGAGCTATGATAAACTTCAAGAATTAAATGTAGAGGTACTTTCTGTAAGCACAGACAGTGTGCATTCACACAAAATCTGGAATGAGACTGAACTTAGTAAAATGGTCGGCAATGATATACCGTTCCCAATGGTATCAGATCAGGGAGGGGCTATCGGAACACTTTATGAGGTATATGATGAAAATTCCGGGACAAATGTCCGCGGAAGATTTTTAATTGATCCTGAAGGAATTATACAGGCAGCGGAGATTTTAAGTCCACCAGTTGGAAGAAATCCTGCAGAGCTTCTTCGCCAGATTAAGGCATACCAACACCATCAGAAAACAGGTGAAGTTATGCCTTCCGGATGGACTGAAGGTGGAGTAACATTAAAACCTTCACCAGCATTAACCGGAAATGTCTGGAAAGAGTGGAATCCACGTAAACATTAA
- a CDS encoding calcium/sodium antiporter: MLDYLFPFVLFLIGFVMIIKGSDIFIDSVIWFTKITKIPDIIIGATLVSLGTTLPELMVSAGAAIHGNTEIAIGNALGSIICNTGLILAIIIIVSRPKITNKKEFHQNGILLMLLLLLIAFVSFTYGEISRFTGIILLGILVWYLYKNVQNSIYNNKTNQNIDNKEKNIDTKKILLKLFMFSFGLLLTLSGSRLLITNGEKIAIFLGVPDIIIGLTMTAFGTSLPELMTSITSLRKKAYDISIGNILGANILNVILVIGVSSTILPIPVYGSILYLHLPFVLLIVSITLLFSYMCKNNFRRRCGFIMVFAYINYLLFTLNLL; the protein is encoded by the coding sequence TTGTTAGATTATCTTTTCCCTTTTGTATTATTTCTTATAGGCTTTGTAATGATTATAAAAGGCAGTGATATTTTTATTGATTCAGTAATCTGGTTCACTAAAATAACAAAAATACCCGATATAATAATTGGTGCTACCTTGGTTAGTTTAGGCACAACATTACCCGAGCTCATGGTTTCTGCGGGTGCAGCAATACACGGTAATACTGAAATAGCTATAGGAAATGCCCTTGGTTCTATTATCTGTAATACCGGGCTAATCCTGGCAATAATTATTATTGTGTCACGCCCTAAAATTACAAATAAGAAAGAGTTTCATCAAAATGGAATCCTTTTAATGCTGCTCTTACTGCTCATCGCTTTTGTGAGTTTTACCTATGGTGAAATATCACGTTTTACAGGTATTATACTTTTAGGGATTCTGGTTTGGTATTTATATAAAAATGTCCAAAATAGTATCTATAACAACAAAACAAATCAAAATATAGATAATAAAGAAAAAAATATAGATACAAAAAAAATATTATTGAAATTGTTTATGTTTTCCTTTGGTCTTCTGTTAACACTTTCAGGTTCCAGATTGTTAATAACCAATGGAGAAAAAATTGCTATCTTTTTAGGAGTGCCTGATATTATTATAGGTTTAACTATGACAGCTTTTGGAACATCATTGCCTGAACTAATGACATCAATAACCTCTTTGAGAAAGAAGGCATATGATATTTCTATTGGTAATATTTTGGGGGCCAATATTCTTAATGTTATCCTGGTAATAGGGGTATCATCAACTATATTGCCCATACCTGTGTATGGCAGTATTTTATATTTACACTTACCCTTTGTTCTATTAATTGTCAGCATAACATTATTGTTTTCCTATATGTGCAAAAATAATTTTCGTCGGCGGTGTGGTTTTATAATGGTTTTTGCCTATATAAACTACCTTTTATTCACATTAAATTTGTTATGA